Proteins from one Triticum aestivum cultivar Chinese Spring chromosome 7A, IWGSC CS RefSeq v2.1, whole genome shotgun sequence genomic window:
- the LOC123148505 gene encoding 21 kDa protein, whose translation MPRSGALPLLAALVLALAAAAAASSGAAKGAPAATDFIRKSCRETQYPSVCMQSLSSYGKPPPRSPQELARAALSVSADRARSASAYVGRICGPAPRGGGGAKAAKGSPARDCLENMADSVGHLRDAAKELDGSLGRAGSPAFRWHLSNVQTWCSAALTDENTCLDGLSRGVDAGTRAAIRSKVVEVAQVTSNALALVNKVGSGH comes from the coding sequence ATGCCTCGCTCCGGCGCTCTCCCCCTCCTCGCCGCGCTGGTCCTCGCCCTTgcggccgcggccgcagcctcctcgGGAGCGGCGAAGGGCGCACCGGCGGCCACCGACTTCATCCGCAAGTCGTGCCGCGAGACGCAGTACCCGTCGGTGTGCATGCAGAGCCTGTCGTCGTACGGCAAGCCGCCGCCGCGCAGCCCGCAGGAGCTGGCGCGCGCGGCGCTGTCGGTGAGCGCGGACCGCGCGCGGTCGGCGTCGGCGTACGTGGGGCGGATCTGCGGGCCGGccccccgcggcggcggcggcgccaaggCGGCGAAGGGCAGCCCCGCGCGCGACTGCCTGGAGAACATGGCGGACAGCGTGGGCCACCTGCGCGACGCGGCCAAGGAGCTGGACGGGAGCCTGGGCCGGGCCGGGTCGCCGGCGTTCCGGTGGCACCTGAGCAACGTGCAGACCTGGTGCAGCGCGGCGCTCACCGACGAGAACACCTGCCTCGACGGGCTCTCCCGCGGCGTGGACGCCGGCACGCGCGCCGCCATCCGGAGCAAGGTCGTGGAGGTCGCCCAGGTCACCAGCAACGCCCTGGCGCTCGTCAACAAGGTCGGGTCCGGGCACTAG